In a single window of the Paenibacillus sp. MMS20-IR301 genome:
- the mnmE gene encoding tRNA uridine-5-carboxymethylaminomethyl(34) synthesis GTPase MnmE, whose product MLSDTIAAVSTALGEGGIAIIRVSGPQAISQVAPLFHSRIPLTEAESHTVQYGHIVSPQDGERMEEVLVTVMKGPRSFTTEDVVEISAHGGVISVRRVMDLLLQQEIRLAEPGEFTKRAFLGGRIDLSQAEAVIDLIRSKSDRAFSVALKQVSGSLSARIHELRHTLIETLAHIEVNIDYPEHDVESLTADFIKDKSQEVMEGINKLLKTANEGKILREGITTAIVGRPNVGKSSLLNALARDNKAIVTDIPGTTRDVIEEYVTINNIPLKLLDTAGIRETMDIVEKIGVERSKAAFSDADLILLVLNANEELHEDELALMEQIHGRQALIIMNKMDLPSRLDKEKLYSFFEESSIVPMSVLEEEGLDKLEEAISALFFGGKLQSGDLTYVSNVRHIALLKKAHKSLQDAYEAAEMLIPIDMIQIDVRLAWEQLGEIIGDTAADSLLDQIFSQFCLGK is encoded by the coding sequence ATGCTTAGTGATACTATTGCTGCTGTATCGACAGCGCTCGGTGAAGGCGGAATCGCCATCATCCGGGTTAGCGGACCGCAGGCAATTTCCCAGGTAGCCCCATTGTTTCATAGCCGTATCCCCCTGACAGAGGCTGAGTCACATACGGTGCAATACGGTCATATCGTAAGCCCGCAGGACGGGGAACGGATGGAGGAAGTGCTTGTAACGGTCATGAAGGGACCACGTTCCTTCACTACTGAAGATGTGGTGGAGATCAGCGCCCATGGCGGTGTAATCTCCGTCAGAAGAGTGATGGACCTATTGCTGCAGCAGGAGATCCGGCTGGCTGAGCCGGGGGAATTCACCAAACGTGCATTTCTCGGCGGACGGATTGATCTTTCACAGGCGGAAGCAGTGATTGACCTGATCCGTTCCAAATCAGACCGGGCATTCTCGGTTGCTCTGAAGCAGGTCAGCGGTTCGCTGTCAGCGCGGATTCATGAGCTTCGCCATACCCTGATTGAGACGCTGGCCCATATCGAAGTTAATATAGACTATCCCGAACATGATGTAGAATCGTTAACAGCTGATTTCATTAAGGATAAGAGTCAAGAGGTTATGGAAGGCATTAATAAGCTGCTTAAGACAGCTAATGAAGGAAAGATTCTGCGCGAAGGGATTACAACAGCAATTGTAGGAAGGCCTAATGTAGGGAAGTCCTCACTGCTTAACGCGCTTGCCCGCGACAACAAAGCGATTGTAACCGATATTCCGGGAACAACGCGTGATGTAATAGAGGAGTATGTTACGATTAATAATATCCCCCTCAAGCTGCTGGATACGGCTGGTATCCGTGAAACGATGGATATTGTAGAGAAAATCGGCGTCGAACGCTCGAAGGCTGCTTTTAGCGATGCTGATCTTATTCTGCTTGTGCTGAACGCTAATGAAGAGCTGCATGAGGATGAGCTGGCACTTATGGAACAAATCCACGGTAGACAAGCCCTCATCATCATGAATAAAATGGACTTACCGTCCCGTTTGGACAAGGAGAAGCTTTACTCCTTTTTTGAGGAGTCCAGCATAGTTCCGATGTCTGTACTGGAGGAGGAGGGCCTGGATAAACTGGAAGAGGCGATCTCGGCACTCTTTTTCGGAGGCAAGCTGCAATCGGGAGATTTAACCTACGTAAGCAATGTAAGGCATATTGCACTGCTGAAGAAGGCACACAAATCACTGCAGGATGCCTATGAGGCTGCGGAGATGCTCATTCCTATAGATATGATTCAAATCGATGTGCGTCTGGCCTGGGAGCAGCTTGGTGAGATCATCGGGGACACCGCTGCCGACTCTTTGCTGGATCAGATTTTCTCGCAATTTTGCTTGGGTAAATAA